The DNA sequence GGGCACAAGCTCCTTGCAACCTAGGCCCCCCTCACTGtgcggctgctgcagggcagagctggaccCATGGCTGGCAGTTCTCTCTAGGGGTTTTTCTGTGATATACGCACCATGCCCAAGTCAGGCAAAGTGTTTTGCAGACCTGATGCCTGAGGGACATACTTCTGGCTCTGGCTAGTGAAGGCAGAGAGCGACAAGGTGGTTCTGGCTGCAGGTGACCTGGAGGTTCTACACCTTCTGTGGTAACATTGCAAAGAGGTCCCACTGGCCAGGGAGATCACAGAATCTAGAGCTTAGCGCTGAACTGTCCAGCCTGGACCTTTGCCTTggagccagggttccctgtaattttttccatccaggagaGGAATacattctgttatgtgcaccaccaacagaaacacatgatgACCACTGTGCATGGCTGTAGGGTGTTCTACTAATTTGatgggtggcacatgaatctctcctgggcagccacccaagtgctcatcttaagGAAACATGGGTTGCAGCCATCCTGCCTTGCCTGGGGTTATCCCTGCCACTGGGTCTTTGACATCCCACACACAGCATAAGCTCTGCAGAGTGCTGAGCTGTAGAATCAGCTCTGCACAAATATTCCTGTGCAGCATGAGTGTATAACAGGGGCTGGGCCTGCCTGTGGCTGCTCCCCCCATGGTAGGTCAGAGAGCTTGGAAGGGCTAAAATGTCATTTGCTGCTGTGGGGACACTGACAAGGCAGGGTATGGCTGAGCAATGAGCCCCAAGCCACACGTAAAGGGCCCAGCTTGCAGTACCCTGGGGTACAGTAAACCCAGCCCTTTCCTTCTGCACTCAGAACGCTGCTGCCACATGCACCAATCAAAGGCAGCCAAACACAAACAGGGAGTTGCCCACTTGCTCTCAGTTGCGATAATGTCCTGACTGTGTGGGAGCGACTGTGTTTTTTTGCAAAAGCACAGCAGGGGAGGTCTGTAAAGGGTCCCTCACCCTTGTGATGCTGCAGGGCACAGCAATGCTGCTCAGGTGGAATGAGGAATGGTACCATGAGATgtgacacagcctgaggtcagtgACCCAGTACTCAGGGTGCATGAGCTCCTTCCCCATAGCCCCTTTGTCCCAGCAGATCCTGGGAAGCCCCCAGGCTCAGCTGGAGGCATCCTAACCCTCTCCCCATCCACAGATGCCCCTGACTGGGAGATCCAGACCCAGCAGCACAAAGCCACTAAGTATAAATTGCTTTCCATATATGCCACCCGCTCTGCTATGTGTGAAGAACAAAGGCCCAGAaggggctgtgcacagagccCCAGGAACTCCAGGGGCAGCCTGTGAAAGGGGAACTACCGGCACCTTCCTCAAGCTCATAACCCCAGCACTGGTCCCGttaatctttcccatccatgtacagaatagaACGATGTGCCCCCGGCAGGTGCAAATGTGCCAcaccaggaaaaagaaaaaaatcaggctgtgggcaccctgctaatcagctgggcagtatctgACTCTCCCGAGTGGCTGCCCAGCCTATGGGGAACACCAGTTGCCTGGTGTTTCTGCTGAAAGGGAAATACTCAACAATGCTGACATTTAAGGGTGTAAGATTTACAAAGGCCCAGAAATCAGACAGGCACCTCCCTGCCAAACAAATTTCAGGGCAGCTACCCCTTGTGCCTtgggaaaagtctccccctcAACTGTCATCACTAGAGCTCAGTCAGCAGTTAATTCACATGGCCATGGCAGTTCACATCTCTGCAGGCCCAAATGCTGAACTGCTGGTGTGTAGCCTGCGTATTGGCACAGGAAAGGCGGGGTGGGAAAGAGATCTTGCCCCCATATGTGATCCCTTCGTACAAGACAGCTTGCAATGCCTTCCACTGCCTCGGTTACACCAGGTGAGCTTCACAAGCTCAGAGCCCCATGTCTGTCCCCTTAGCCAGGGGTGAGACTTGGAGATCCACACAGTGTCAGATCTGACCATTGGCCACTCCCGGGCCCTGTCCCACCCCCGATCTCTGAAGCTACCTTGTTAATTCTGCTTGAGCCTCCCTGTGCTCTTAACACCCTCCATACTGATAGGCTAGCCTGCAGGGCCAGCCCAGTTCTCCTCTCACCTGCACCTGTGGGGGACCAGCACCAGATAGATGAGAACAAGGCCCATGGTCTTGATCAGAGTCATATTTGGAACAAGATCTTCCCCCACCAGGAAGGCTCAAATAGCAGCCATCACTGGTATATAGACTGTGCAGAAGCTGACAGCCCTGCCAGACTTGGGCTGGGGTTGTGCCCTGCTAGGGATGGCTCAGTGTGAGCCTCATCTGGAGTCTCCCCAGAGCAGTGGTAGGACCCAGCCAGCTCATTAGGCTGATGGATGGATACCCACCTTGTCCCACAGTTTGCCACCTCATGCCCTTAACCAGTTAATCTCCTGttgcatgggcagctgccatgcTAAGGAAAACTGCCTCGCGTTAATTGTAAACATCTGAGCCGGAACAGGCAGTGGTGGAAGCCTGGAGAATAAGATTGCTTCCCTAGGAGAACTTGCCCAGCAAAGAGAGCAGCAGTGAGCCAGCTGGGGGCATGTGAAGGATGCCCACCTGCTGAGGACTCTGCTTTTCCTGCCCACAGGATGGTCACTCCATTCCATGGGGGAATGAGTCAGGCAACAGGGACTCTCCAAACACAGCTAATTGGGGCTTTAGATCAAGCAGTAGTCCCCCCACCCAGGGAAACTATTCAACTCAGAGCCCCAGGGCACTGGTAACCCTTAAGGGCACCAAAACGGAATGTTCTGCTCTCTGCAGCTGTCTCAGTCAGGGCACCTCTGGCCCCCACTTGGCAGCACACCCAGCGTCTCACCCCACACTTTGGGAGCCCTCTCCCTTCTTAGGCTCCAtgactgccccacccccctcctgtgCACTTGCTGCTTAAATCCACTTGTTTCATGACACACCCGTGGGCCTGAAGGATCCAGACAAGTGACAAGATGGAGTATCTGatgcaggagggagaggggagtgtTCATTACAGGTCAGTTCTCTGCTCAGAGCTCCCCTGCGTGTGTCTTTAGTAACCTCACCTCCAAAGTCCTCTGCCCACACATTAATGCTCATTCGCCCTGGGGTAGTCTGGCTCTTAAAGCATCTCCCTTGCTTCTCATTTACGTGGGCTGTGCAAGCCATTTTTATACCCTAGCCTCAACGCTCAGCCCGAGCTGGTGACACACTTACACTGGTGGGTCCACGCCACTTCCTGCCAGTTGCTCTTTGGAGCTCAACACACAAGTGTGCATGTGCAGTTTTAATCCTGATGGGAATAACACCAAAGTAAAGGAGAAATTAAATGAGTTCAATTAAAGGATGGGGAACGGGCTACTGAGTCGTACCTGTCTAGGTCACCTGTGTCAAATGGCCTGGCTCAGGGGACTGGAAAGCCAACACAGAACCTCTTCATTGTTACATGATCAGCCAGAACCTCCATGAAGATCACTGCccccctgctctgttttacacGGCAGCAACACCCACCCTCTTGCCAGTAGAACCCCTGCTCCTCTGCAGGAAGGATGTGACTGGCTGGTGTGTCATCTTCCACAGCAGCCCTCAGGGTGCTAACTTCTGCTTGCTTTACAAACACaggctttatgcaaaacaggaaaACTCCTTCCAGAGAACCACAGGCTGATTCCACACAGCAGGGCTAGTCAATACACACCTCAGCCTAGTCACTGGCCATGCCCTCACATATGCTATCTGGCAAACTCACAGCACTAGCACAACATGGGTGTCACTTCCAGGGAGAAATGAGACCCAGAGAATAATACACAAAGGGAGGAACACACAATCCATTCGGCAGTTTCTTTTCTGGAGAAGATGAATGAATAACCTGGTAAGTGTGAGACACAATAGTCCAACCCAGCCGCAGATTGCACACTTCCCTCAGTTCCAGAGGCCGTGTCTGAATGGTAAAGTTGCAGGGCAGGAAAGCAATGTGGCATtagtgtggctggcagcccatGTGCATTTACAGATCTGCATGTGAGTAACCCACGAGGGTTACTGCTAGAAGCTGCTCTGCTCATTCAGGGCACCGGCTAAGCCATGCTGCAGGACCAGACAGTGCCACGCTCCCAACAGtggtgctggggctgagctggcagaTGTCCAAGGACAGCACCTTCCCCAGACTGTGTTCTCAAAGGGCGCTGCACCCAACGGCCAGTCACGCTGCCTGTCTGCACTCATTGCCACTTATTCTGCATGGGCTGTTTTGAGCCAGTCTCCCCTTGCTTATTCCTCCCGTGAACACTTCCCCCACCCTTCTGTTCTGCTCTTTGCTGTCCCAtcatcctctcttccctccccctaaGCCCCCCACTCTCGCTAAGGCTCATTTCCATTCCCTCAAGGAGCACCAAGGCCCCTCtgtgttcccagctccctgtagGCATTCGCAGGTGGAAAGGAAACAGACCAACTGGATTGGCTGCtctgcctcttgttctcacccaCTGTGAAGTGGCGGTATTAACTAGAAACACAGAACTGGAACTAGCTGACAACTTCGGGGAAACCTTTCACTAGAAAATTTTCTGAATACACCATGGGGTTGGAGTGGTGCCCTGACACCTGAGGGGTCTGTGCCCAGCCAAGTGACCTGATACCCAAGGGGTTTGTGCCCAGCCAAGTGACCTGATACCCCAGGGGTTTGTGCCCACCCAAGTGCCCAGACACCCGAGGGGTCTGTGCCCACCCAAGTGACCTGATATCCGAGGGGTTTGTGCCCAGCCAAGTGCCCAGACACCCGAGGGGTCTGTGCCCAGCCAAGTGCCCAGACACCCGAGGGGTTTGTGCCCAGCCAAGTGACCTGATACCTGAGGGGTCGGTGCCCAGCCAAGTGACCTGATACCCAAGGGATTGGTGCCCAGCCAAGTGACCTTGTACCTGAGGGGTCTGTTCTCAACATTAACCATCAGGGCCTCGGGCGGCGACAGAAGACCTGCTCTccagcccccaacacaccccacttCCCCTACCCGCTGTTGTCTCGTGTGGGACTCAGAAGCACTATTGCGCTGGTGTCTTCGGGGCCAGCTGTTGGGACCTGCCGCCCCCTGGGACATCTTAGATGGCGGATGAGGGGCCTactctgccctggggcctgggagcCTCGttctcctcccccccagcagcacctcccaCAGCGGTGGAGAGCTGGGGTGCTCGaacacccagctgtggctgggcTCCCCGGGCATtgcccctcccgctgccctgcttCCCAGCCGCGCTTCTCTGCAGGGCACTTCCCTGAGCACCGCCCCGGGAGGCGTGGAGGGACgctggggccgggggcaccgGTGACCTGCGCGCCACGGGTGCAATGGGGGCCGAGAGTCGCCCGGCAGCACGGACCCTGCACGGGGCGGCACCTGCCGCGGCGCCCCAGCGTCGCCCAGGGCCCAGTCAGCGCCACGGCGCTGCGCTACCCCGGGCcgcccccgcagcgccccctggcGGCTCTGACGGGACGTGcgctgggctgggcggggcggAACGTCCAGAGCGCCCCGCCTGGGGGGAGGTGTCGGGCGCacgtgccccccgccccgccaagcCCCCGctcacccccagtgccccccccgcccctcctagccctccgccccgccccgctcacccccagtgccccccgccccggcccctcccagtgcccccccgcccctcctagCCCTCCGCCcggcccctcccagtgcccccgccccgccccgctcacccccagtgcccccggcCCCTCtcagtgccccctgcccctccccgcctcgcctcgcctctCCCAGTGCCCCCTTCCCTCGCAGCAGCCGGCACTCGGCCTCGGCCGCGGGCGGGGGGCGCAGGGGACGGTCCCTGCCCGGCCAGGCGCAGCCCGGCGCCGCCCCCGCGGGCGGATTGGCTGCCGCGCCGGCGGGCGCTATAAAGCGGCGTGCGCGGGGTCGCCGCCCGGCAGCAGAGGCGGCTGGCGCTCGGACCGGCATGGCGCTGAGTCTGGCCCCCGAGGCCCGGGTGCGCCTGGTGTTCTTCGGGGCTGCGGGCGTGGGCAAGACGGCGCTGATCCGCCGCTTCCTGCACGACGCCTTCGAGGCGCGGCACCGGCGCACGGTGGAGGAGCTgcacctgctggagctggagacGGGCTCCGGGCTGCGCCTCCGCCTGGAGATCCTGGACACGAGCGGCAGCTACAGCTTCCCGGCCATGCGGCGCCTCTGCATCGGCAGCGGCCACGCCTTCGCCCTGGTCTACTCGCTGCAGGAGCCCGACTCCTTCGCCGAGGTGCAGCGGCTGCGGGACGAGATCCTGGAGGCCCGGCGGGGCCCGGTGCCCATCGTGGTGGTGGGGAACAAGAGCGACCTGGCGCCCAGCGAGCCGGACTCGCGCGTGGCCGCGGCGCAGCGggactggggctgcccctgcctggAGGCGTCGGCCAAGCAGGGCCGCAACGTGCTCGGCCTCTTCGAGGAGCTGCTGAGCCAGGTCAACCCGCCCGGGCGGCTGAGCCCGGCCCTGCAGCGCCGCCGGCCCCAGGCCTTCGCCAAGGAGCCGCCCCCCCGCAGCGGCAAGAGCCCCAGCTGCGCCGTCTGctaggccgggggtgggggtctgcCGGCAGCCCCCTGCAGGCGGCCGGCTCGGGCAGCGCCCCGGGAGcgtgcagggccctggccagcGGAGGGGCCCCTCTCCCTGGGGCGGGACTCGCAgcgcagggaggctgcagagcgCCGCTCACCGCCTGGAGCGCGGTGCGGGCGCTGGGGCGTTTGGAGGGCCCCGCGGTGGCTGCCCGAGcgcccagcttccagggaacgccGCGCTGCCCAGGCCCGCCTG is a window from the Carettochelys insculpta isolate YL-2023 chromosome 16, ASM3395843v1, whole genome shotgun sequence genome containing:
- the LOC142021679 gene encoding ras-related protein Rap-2c-like; amino-acid sequence: MALSLAPEARVRLVFFGAAGVGKTALIRRFLHDAFEARHRRTVEELHLLELETGSGLRLRLEILDTSGSYSFPAMRRLCIGSGHAFALVYSLQEPDSFAEVQRLRDEILEARRGPVPIVVVGNKSDLAPSEPDSRVAAAQRDWGCPCLEASAKQGRNVLGLFEELLSQVNPPGRLSPALQRRRPQAFAKEPPPRSGKSPSCAVC